One Cellulosimicrobium protaetiae genomic region harbors:
- a CDS encoding SAM-dependent methyltransferase, giving the protein MATTEQVRQHYAGKDLAARLLAAAGAGDGPVTVDALAPYDELHAGGATSTAALLDLLGLAPGTTLLDVGSGLGGPARLAAHRHGCHVTGVDLSPDFVDAARELTARTGLADLVTFALGDGDRLPCDDASHDRAMLVHVGMNVPDKTALFTEIHRVLRPGSPFGLFEQMRVGAGDLPFPMPWAVDAGSSFVETPDDYGRALTAAGFDVLRVDDRRAALAAAGGPGQDGLVVVFGQEFVTRISNNVAATRAGLLAPVVVLARA; this is encoded by the coding sequence ATGGCCACGACGGAGCAGGTGCGGCAGCACTATGCGGGGAAGGACCTCGCGGCCCGCCTCCTGGCCGCGGCGGGAGCCGGCGACGGACCGGTGACGGTCGACGCGCTCGCCCCGTACGACGAGCTCCACGCCGGGGGCGCGACGTCGACCGCCGCCCTCCTCGACCTCCTCGGGCTCGCGCCGGGCACCACCCTGCTCGACGTCGGCAGCGGGCTCGGCGGACCGGCGCGGCTCGCCGCGCACCGGCACGGCTGCCACGTCACCGGCGTGGACCTCAGCCCGGACTTCGTCGACGCCGCCCGCGAGCTCACCGCACGGACGGGGCTCGCCGACCTCGTCACGTTCGCGCTGGGCGACGGCGACCGGCTGCCCTGCGACGACGCGTCGCACGACCGCGCGATGCTCGTCCACGTCGGCATGAACGTGCCGGACAAGACGGCCCTCTTCACGGAGATCCACCGCGTGCTGCGCCCCGGGAGCCCGTTCGGGCTCTTCGAGCAGATGCGGGTCGGGGCCGGCGACCTGCCCTTCCCGATGCCCTGGGCGGTCGACGCCGGGTCGTCGTTCGTCGAGACCCCGGACGACTACGGCCGCGCGCTGACGGCGGCCGGGTTCGACGTCCTGCGCGTCGACGACCGCCGGGCGGCCCTCGCCGCGGCCGGAGGCCCGGGGCAGGACGGCCTCGTCGTCGTGTTCGGCCAGGAGTTCGTCACGCGGATCAGCAACAACGTCGCAGCGACGCGCGCCGGGCTCCTCGCGCCCGTCGTCGTGCTCGCGCGCGCCTGA
- a CDS encoding HAD hydrolase-like protein: MSARDDLVLLDLDGTLTDSAPGILASVRHAYGALRLPVPAEPVLRGFVGPPLGESFAAHGVPVDRVADAVAAYRDVYTAGNLLDNAVYPGIPECLTALRGAGLRLAVATSKPEPMARRIVEHFGLDAHLDRGLDDVFGATLDGTRSSKADVVAHALASLDAARRVVMVGDREHDVLGAAAHGVPCVGIAWGYARPGELAAAGATAVVGTPAELATVLLRRAPLAA; the protein is encoded by the coding sequence ATGAGCGCGCGCGACGACCTCGTCCTGCTCGACCTCGACGGCACGCTCACCGACTCGGCCCCCGGCATCCTCGCGTCGGTGCGGCACGCGTACGGCGCGCTGCGGCTCCCGGTCCCCGCCGAGCCGGTGCTCCGCGGCTTCGTCGGCCCGCCGCTCGGGGAGTCGTTCGCGGCGCACGGCGTGCCGGTCGACCGCGTGGCCGACGCCGTGGCCGCCTACCGCGACGTGTACACGGCGGGGAACCTCCTCGACAACGCGGTCTACCCCGGCATCCCCGAGTGCCTGACGGCGCTGCGTGGCGCCGGGCTGCGCCTCGCCGTCGCGACGTCGAAGCCGGAGCCGATGGCACGGCGGATCGTCGAGCACTTCGGGCTCGACGCGCACCTCGACCGCGGCCTCGACGACGTGTTCGGCGCGACGCTCGACGGGACGCGCAGCAGCAAGGCCGACGTCGTCGCGCACGCGCTCGCGTCGCTCGACGCGGCCCGGCGCGTGGTCATGGTCGGCGACCGCGAGCACGACGTCCTCGGCGCCGCCGCCCACGGGGTCCCGTGCGTCGGGATCGCGTGGGGCTACGCGCGCCCCGGCGAGCTGGCCGCGGCGGGGGCGACGGCGGTCGTCGGGACGCCGGCCGAGCTCGCGACCGTCCTGCTCCGCCGGGCGCCGCTCGCGGCCTGA
- a CDS encoding DinB family protein, whose protein sequence is MTDHRTDPPVSADEVATLRGFLDFHRDTLRWKTSGLDAAELAHRLRPSSMTLGGLLKHLAFVESQWFSQVLLAEPLMAPFDTADWADDRDWDWTTAAGDSPEELRMLFDRAVAASDAILDDALADGGLDRLSARPDRHTGERWNLRWILVHMIEEYARHNGHADLLREAIDGTVGE, encoded by the coding sequence GTGACCGACCACCGCACCGACCCGCCCGTCAGCGCCGACGAGGTGGCCACGCTGCGCGGCTTCCTCGACTTCCACCGCGACACGCTCCGCTGGAAGACGTCGGGCCTCGACGCGGCCGAGCTCGCCCACCGGCTCCGGCCGTCGTCGATGACGCTCGGCGGGCTGCTCAAGCACCTCGCGTTCGTCGAGTCCCAGTGGTTCTCGCAGGTGCTCCTCGCCGAGCCGCTCATGGCGCCGTTCGACACCGCGGACTGGGCCGACGACCGCGACTGGGACTGGACGACGGCGGCGGGCGACTCCCCGGAGGAGCTGCGCATGCTGTTCGACCGGGCGGTCGCGGCGTCCGACGCGATCCTGGACGACGCGCTCGCCGACGGCGGCCTGGACCGGCTGAGCGCGCGGCCCGACCGGCACACGGGCGAGCGCTGGAACCTGCGCTGGATCCTCGTCCACATGATCGAGGAGTACGCCCGCCACAACGGCCACGCCGACCTGCTCCGCGAGGCGATCGACGGGACCGTCGGGGAGTAG
- a CDS encoding TetR/AcrR family transcriptional regulator, which yields MARPRAPMDPAAHARLRQAAAEEFARLGFERASLNRIVEASGVAKSSVYHHVGDKRALYDDVLARLATIVDDALALPDPATLTATTYLDALTRAAAGLERSLADHPEARALGLLAHRAQPDAALRALRDRWAAVARAYVERGQELGVLRDDVPPDLLTDVALAALLAVDAWALTRGDAGADATRAALAMLRDAVAPPTRPTERG from the coding sequence ATGGCCCGCCCCCGCGCTCCGATGGACCCCGCCGCCCACGCCCGGCTGCGGCAGGCCGCCGCGGAGGAGTTCGCCCGGCTCGGCTTCGAGCGCGCGTCGCTCAACCGGATCGTCGAGGCGTCCGGCGTCGCCAAGAGCTCGGTGTACCACCACGTGGGCGACAAGCGCGCGCTCTACGACGACGTCCTGGCCCGTCTCGCGACGATCGTGGACGACGCGCTCGCCCTGCCCGACCCGGCGACGCTCACCGCGACCACCTACCTCGACGCCCTGACCCGCGCCGCCGCCGGGCTCGAGCGCTCGCTCGCGGACCACCCGGAGGCCCGCGCGCTCGGGCTCCTCGCCCACCGCGCGCAGCCCGACGCGGCGCTCCGCGCGCTCCGCGACCGCTGGGCCGCCGTCGCCCGCGCCTACGTCGAGCGGGGCCAGGAGCTCGGGGTGCTGCGCGACGACGTCCCGCCCGACCTGCTCACCGACGTCGCCCTCGCCGCGCTCCTCGCGGTCGACGCGTGGGCCCTCACCCGGGGCGACGCCGGCGCGGACGCCACGCGCGCGGCGCTGGCCATGCTGCGCGACGCCGTCGCACCCCCGACCCGCCCGACCGAGAGGGGCTGA
- a CDS encoding glycosyltransferase: MAAVVFCPITFNLAEVTRMIEVARALPARHTPVFMGYEDDFAHLVAEAGFEYRSQRPAFTPADRALALRFDQGRTLRNPFTAELVAARVDAERALIRDVQAAAVVIGTNPTSMISARAERVPLFYPVPFALTRPQVEQTARLGLVRGTGRATRALDRVATTALRWAYNHAPLAPRAFATVARAHGVPPLRTVVSLLEADRNLLTVMPWELEGYTLPAGYERVGPLFAHLDTPLPDVVHELAARPEPLVYLGLGSSASRDLTLAAARRLGDLPVHVVAPVAHYLHEGDALPPNVHVTDLLPAHRLGGLVDAAVLHGGQGTVQTACATGVPFLGMGLQPEQVWNVDVCVRQGNAVALSPKQAGTTALPDAVTRLLTEPRFREAAGRVRDAYAREDGAAASARVIAASIDR, from the coding sequence ATGGCCGCCGTCGTGTTCTGCCCGATCACGTTCAACCTCGCCGAGGTCACGCGCATGATCGAGGTCGCCCGCGCCCTTCCCGCCCGGCACACGCCGGTCTTCATGGGCTACGAGGACGACTTCGCCCACCTCGTCGCCGAGGCCGGGTTCGAGTACCGGTCCCAGCGACCCGCGTTCACGCCCGCGGACCGGGCGCTCGCGCTGCGGTTCGACCAGGGCCGGACGCTGCGCAACCCGTTCACCGCCGAGCTCGTCGCCGCGCGCGTCGACGCCGAGCGCGCGCTGATCCGCGACGTGCAGGCCGCGGCCGTCGTCATCGGCACCAACCCGACGTCCATGATCTCGGCGCGGGCCGAGCGCGTACCGCTCTTCTACCCCGTCCCGTTCGCCCTCACCCGGCCGCAGGTGGAGCAGACGGCGCGCCTCGGCCTCGTCCGCGGCACGGGACGCGCCACGCGGGCGCTCGACCGCGTCGCGACGACCGCGCTGCGGTGGGCGTACAACCACGCACCCCTCGCCCCGCGCGCGTTCGCCACCGTGGCCCGCGCGCACGGCGTCCCGCCGCTGCGGACGGTCGTGTCGCTGCTGGAGGCCGACCGCAACCTGCTCACCGTCATGCCGTGGGAGCTGGAGGGGTACACGCTCCCCGCCGGGTACGAGCGGGTCGGGCCGCTCTTCGCCCACCTCGACACCCCGCTCCCCGACGTCGTCCACGAGCTCGCCGCGCGGCCCGAGCCCCTCGTCTACCTCGGCCTCGGGTCGTCGGCGAGCCGCGACCTCACGCTCGCCGCCGCACGACGGCTCGGCGACCTCCCCGTCCACGTGGTCGCGCCCGTCGCGCACTACCTGCACGAGGGCGACGCCCTGCCCCCGAACGTCCACGTCACCGACCTGCTCCCCGCGCACCGCCTGGGCGGGCTCGTCGACGCCGCCGTGCTGCACGGCGGGCAGGGCACCGTGCAGACGGCGTGCGCCACGGGCGTGCCGTTCCTCGGCATGGGGCTGCAACCCGAGCAGGTGTGGAACGTCGACGTGTGCGTCCGGCAGGGCAACGCCGTCGCGCTCTCGCCGAAGCAGGCCGGGACCACCGCCCTGCCCGACGCCGTGACGCGCCTCCTCACCGAGCCGCGGTTCCGCGAGGCGGCCGGGCGCGTGCGCGACGCCTACGCCCGCGAGGACGGCGCCGCCGCGAGCGCCCGGGTCATCGCCGCGTCGATCGACCGCTGA
- a CDS encoding MazG nucleotide pyrophosphohydrolase domain-containing protein, with protein MDDDAPLTLDDLTERVEAISALYARKFAVERDPDWFMLKLAEEVGELTQAFLVATGRTRPRGDASSGAAPDGATGSDGAASPLADEVADVLAHLLLLARSQGVDIDAAVRRKWLVWEAELSGRSTRR; from the coding sequence ATGGACGACGACGCGCCTCTCACGCTCGACGACCTCACGGAGCGCGTCGAGGCGATCTCCGCGCTCTACGCGCGCAAGTTCGCCGTCGAGCGCGACCCGGACTGGTTCATGCTCAAGCTCGCCGAGGAGGTGGGGGAGCTCACCCAGGCGTTCCTCGTCGCGACGGGGCGCACCCGCCCGCGCGGGGACGCGTCGTCCGGGGCTGCCCCTGACGGGGCTACCGGGAGCGACGGCGCGGCCTCGCCCCTCGCGGACGAGGTCGCCGACGTCCTGGCGCACCTGCTGCTGCTCGCGCGCTCCCAGGGCGTCGACATCGACGCCGCGGTGCGGCGCAAGTGGCTCGTCTGGGAGGCGGAGCTCAGCGGTCGATCGACGCGGCGATGA
- a CDS encoding YwiC-like family protein yields MSRRPPGWVPNQHGAWPMLLLPFVVGTVRGIQDAGFRPVTVALGALWLVGYLAYFAAGLWLKSRRRARYRRPMLTYGAVAAPLGLVVLVLDPALALWAPVFVPFLALGLWASAQRTERSVAAGGAMTVAASLMTVVAYAASRPPGTPGLVVPAEVWLVAALLLAYLFGTVLYVKTMIRERGVRSYVVASVAYHAGVTVAAGVLAVVHDPTWWWATAFLAAATARAAVLPGRPLSPKAVGIGEIVATVLLLAVALVVR; encoded by the coding sequence GTGTCCCGACGTCCCCCCGGCTGGGTGCCGAACCAGCACGGCGCGTGGCCGATGCTGCTCCTGCCGTTCGTCGTCGGTACGGTCCGGGGGATCCAGGACGCCGGCTTCCGGCCGGTGACCGTCGCGCTGGGTGCGCTGTGGCTGGTCGGCTACCTCGCCTACTTCGCGGCCGGGCTCTGGCTGAAGTCGCGTCGCCGGGCTCGCTACCGGCGTCCGATGCTCACGTACGGCGCGGTCGCCGCGCCGCTCGGGCTGGTCGTGCTCGTGCTCGACCCCGCGCTCGCGCTCTGGGCCCCCGTGTTCGTCCCGTTCCTCGCGCTCGGCCTGTGGGCGTCGGCGCAGCGCACGGAACGGTCCGTCGCCGCGGGCGGCGCGATGACCGTCGCGGCGTCGCTCATGACGGTCGTCGCGTACGCCGCGTCCCGACCGCCTGGCACCCCCGGGCTGGTGGTCCCGGCGGAGGTCTGGCTCGTCGCCGCGCTCCTGCTCGCCTACCTCTTCGGCACGGTGCTCTACGTCAAGACGATGATCCGCGAGCGCGGCGTGCGGTCGTACGTCGTCGCCTCGGTCGCGTACCACGCGGGGGTCACCGTCGCGGCGGGGGTGCTCGCCGTCGTGCACGACCCCACGTGGTGGTGGGCGACGGCGTTCCTCGCCGCGGCGACGGCGCGCGCAGCGGTCCTGCCGGGACGGCCGCTGAGCCCGAAGGCCGTCGGGATCGGGGAGATCGTCGCGACGGTGCTGCTGCTCGCCGTCGCGCTCGTGGTGCGGTAG